The Lolium rigidum isolate FL_2022 chromosome 2, APGP_CSIRO_Lrig_0.1, whole genome shotgun sequence genomic interval CTCATTCCACAAGTTTGGGGATTATTTCCCTGGCACAGGGGATGTCCGTGATATTGGGCACGCAAAGGGGAAGTATTACTCCCTTAACGTCCCTCTGGACGATGGGATCGATGACGAGAGCTACCAGTCCCTGTTCAAGCCTATAATGGCCAAAGTTATGGAGGTTTACCGCCCTGGTGCAGTCGTCCTTCAGTGTGGCGCCGATTCGTTATCTGGAGATAGGTTGGGCTGCTTCAATCTTTCCATCAGAGGTCACGCAGAATGCGTCAAGTACATGAGGTCTTTCAACGTTCCATTGTTGCTTCTTGGCGGTGGTGGATATACCATAAGAAATGTTGCACGATGTTGGTGTTACGAGGTATGATAGAAAAAAACATATCCTCCTTTGATGTGCTAATGCTATTAAGTTCACCTGTCGGAAATACATGTGTTCACTCCTTTCCATTTTGGTGCCATCTGTTTATTTCATCTGGCATCTTTTGATCTTTCGAGCAGACAGGAGTTGCACTTGGCCAAGAGCTCGAGGATAAGATGCCTATCAATGACTACTATGAATACTTTGGGCCAGATTACACTCTTCATGTAGCACCAAGTAACATGGAGAACAAAAATTCACAGCACCAGCTcgatgatataagaagcaaacttcTTGACAATCTTTCAAAACTTCGACATGCCCCTAGCGTCCAATTTCAAGAGCGACCTCCTGATACAGAGTTACCTGAGGTGAGCAACTGTGCTTCCATTGTAAGCCGAAATTTAACTTATGTGTCCCTTTTTTCTTTAATCTGTATTAAATATGAtaaagcctaccccaacttgcttgggaaaaatgCTTTGATGTTATTGTATTAAATATAATAGAGGGTGAAGAGTTTCTGATGTAGGCACTGAAAACTTCTGACCATCTTGTTTCTTCTTTCGTAAGCAGCAAGAGGCATGGTGCCTACAAGATGTAATAATTATGTAAATTCTTCTAAATACAAAATTAGAATTAAGAAAAAGCAGCTAGAATTGAGTGATAGTGTGATACTCTATTTGTTAGTTTAAAGTTGACAAAATCCTGAAGACTGGAAAGATAATGGGAAGTTGGGAATatcatgtcttatttattttcGAGAACATATGAATTTCTACACTTAATTTCCTATTTGTTACGATATTGGTAATACATTCTTGCTTTATATAATGAGACAGACTATGGGATACAAGGGGGATTATTCTTCAATGCTATGACCTCTTGTTTTCTTGATTCCATATGTTTGCTATGCATGTCACTATTGTTTTAAAATGTGCGTTGTCATCTTTGATTGTTTTTTTCATTTCATTGCCATTTTTCTTGGTTTCTTGTTCTTTTGAGTTTATTAACCTTCACTCTTTGTTCCATGTACATTTCATTTGATGTGTTTGCATATCCTGGTCTTCGTTATTTGGTTTAGAGGATGATATTTGTTACAACATGTTCTCATTTATATTTCTAGTATAGTATGTAATTGTGCCCCCAAATTTCAGTGCTTGAACTGTCTGTGCATAGTCTAACCTTATGTTGAACTAAATTATTGTTGAACTAAATTATTGTTGAACTTTGAGCTGAGTGACAGTCCAACTATTTTATATCAAATGATTTTGAATATGCTCAGCTGCATATTTCCCCTCGTGCTAATTTTGAAGAAAGGCTGGTATGGTGAAAATATTACACGTTGCTTTGTCAAgaataatatttaatggtttggtaTGTTGCAAAATAGAACTGCTGTGTGGATGGGTGCGGCTGATGTTCTGATGAGTCATATCATTAGGGATTGGAACGAAACTCTTATTTAATTAATACAATCCTTTTTCCCCTGCAAAGGaagaataatattgaatttgtacaCTTTCTAGTATTTTTTTGCTAGCATATATGGAAGAAGagtcaagaatatatatgttggaGATCGTGCTAATGTATAGAATTAGAATGTCATTTATTTCCAAGCAGTGGAAGTAATATATTTTTACTAGTTTGGTTGACCTTTTTGGTGCCCTTGTCACATCTTCTGGATGAATGGTGTATCACTCTTTCCTAATGCGATTTGTATCAGAgaccagatattcacctccgaagTGGTGATTTTTGTTCCTTAGCACCTATATTCCTGGTCTTGCCTTGCAAGTTAAGACAGGAACTGATTGTATTCTGGTTACTTTGCATGTGTATTTGTTAtgcaggcggatgaagatgaagaggatatgGATGAAAGGCACGATGACCCTGATTCTGATATGGACTTGGATTACCACCACCCACCTTTGGAAGACTCAGGAAGGTATTTTCTTCTTCTGATGGGTGGTGTTTATTTCTGTGTCATTATTCTTTTAGTTCTGACCGTGTGCTCTCCATTGTGTCAATTTTGCGTTATAGGAGAAGTATTCAAGGTACAAGAGTTAAGAGAGAATTTACTGGAACTGAGACCAAAGATCAGGTACCTAATCACATCTGTATAGGGCACACTGACATTTCCTTTTCGTTGTACTGCATACCTCTTGGTGCATACCTTgtattttcttatgaatcttaCATTGAAATTTGCTTTTCCGCCATGCAAATTATCATGATGTGGAAGTTCAAGTTAGACATGGTGTTCGGAATATTTTTGCTAATTGTTGATGCATTGCAAATTTTTCCACTGACTGTAGTTTGCTCTTTTTATGGCCTACGAAAAATTTAAGTGTGTCAAAGAGTTGCTTTTGCTCAAGTTATGCCCCACAATTTTATTGTGTATGTGTTTGTGCTAAATGTGCTATTTCTTTAACTGCAGGATGCTATCAGAGCATCAGTTGAACATAGAGGACAA includes:
- the LOC124692036 gene encoding probable histone deacetylase 19 encodes the protein MDLSSSGAGGNSLPSVGPDGQKRRVCYFYDAEVGNYYYGQGHPMKPHRIRMTHSLLGQYGLLDQMQVFKPQPARDRDLCRFHADDYIAFLRSVTPETQQDQIRALKRFNVGEDCPVFDGLYSFCQTYAGGSVGGAVKLNHGHDIAINWSGGLHHAKKCEASGFCYVNDIVLAILELLKTHQRVLYVDIDIHHGDGVEEAFYTTDRVMTVSFHKFGDYFPGTGDVRDIGHAKGKYYSLNVPLDDGIDDESYQSLFKPIMAKVMEVYRPGAVVLQCGADSLSGDRLGCFNLSIRGHAECVKYMRSFNVPLLLLGGGGYTIRNVARCWCYETGVALGQELEDKMPINDYYEYFGPDYTLHVAPSNMENKNSQHQLDDIRSKLLDNLSKLRHAPSVQFQERPPDTELPEADEDEEDMDERHDDPDSDMDLDYHHPPLEDSGRRSIQGTRVKREFTGTETKDQDAIRASVEHRGQEPKTEDVGPSKQVAPVDASAMAVDEPGNIKTEQGSSTKLPDPTAIYQKQ